Proteins from one Candidatus Methylomirabilota bacterium genomic window:
- a CDS encoding proton-conducting transporter membrane subunit, which translates to MNEAFSMTDFIWLVPTLPLVGFLVNILLGRRLSRRWVGLVACGTVGVAAGLSLALFFHLTGLQHRQLSQELFTWIGIGDFNVSVSFLLDPLSAVMILVVTWIGFLIHLYSVGYMAEDRDYARYFAFLNLFVFFMLLLVLADNFLLLFVGWEGVGLCSYLLIGFWFERPAAAAAAEKAFVVNRVGDAGFLLGLFLIWTTFGTLEYAGVFQQVEGLHGQLTEPALGGLSLVTWITLALFVGAMGKSAQLPLYVWLPDAMEGPTPVSALIHAATMVTAGVYMVARSSPLY; encoded by the coding sequence ATGAACGAGGCATTTTCGATGACTGATTTTATCTGGCTGGTGCCGACATTGCCCTTGGTGGGGTTTCTTGTGAACATCCTGCTGGGGCGGCGACTCTCACGGCGCTGGGTGGGCCTGGTGGCCTGCGGCACCGTGGGTGTTGCTGCTGGGTTAAGCCTCGCCCTTTTCTTCCACCTCACGGGTCTCCAGCACAGGCAGTTGTCCCAGGAGCTTTTCACCTGGATTGGTATTGGGGACTTCAACGTTTCTGTGAGCTTCCTCCTCGACCCCCTGTCGGCGGTGATGATCCTGGTGGTGACCTGGATCGGGTTTCTCATCCATCTCTATTCGGTGGGATATATGGCGGAGGATCGTGATTACGCAAGGTATTTTGCCTTTCTCAATCTCTTTGTCTTCTTCATGCTCCTGTTGGTCTTAGCCGATAACTTCCTTCTCTTGTTCGTGGGCTGGGAGGGGGTGGGGCTCTGCTCGTATCTCTTGATCGGGTTCTGGTTCGAAAGACCCGCTGCCGCTGCCGCTGCTGAGAAGGCTTTTGTGGTGAATCGGGTAGGGGATGCGGGATTCCTCCTCGGACTGTTCTTGATCTGGACCACCTTTGGCACCCTCGAGTACGCCGGGGTCTTTCAGCAGGTCGAGGGGCTGCACGGGCAGCTCACCGAGCCCGCGCTGGGGGGGCTGTCCCTGGTCACCTGGATCACCCTGGCCCTGTTCGTCGGGGCGATGGGAAAGAGTGCCCAGCTCCCGCTCTACGTCTGGCTCCCCGATGCCATGGAGGGGCCGACCCCGGTCTCGGCCCTGATCCACGCGGCCACCATGGTGACGGCGGGGGTCTACATGGTGGCGCGCTCGAGTCCCCTGTAC
- the nuoK gene encoding NADH-quinone oxidoreductase subunit NuoK: MVPLWAYLLLSGFLFIVGVVGVATRRNVLIIFMSIELMLNAVNLSFVAFSRFLHSLDGQVFVFFVMTVAAAEVVVGLAIIIALFRNVETVYVDELHLLKG; encoded by the coding sequence ATGGTCCCATTGTGGGCATACCTGCTGCTGAGCGGCTTCCTCTTCATCGTGGGAGTGGTAGGGGTGGCCACTCGGCGCAACGTCCTGATCATCTTCATGTCCATCGAGCTGATGCTCAACGCGGTCAATTTGAGCTTCGTGGCCTTTTCCCGGTTCCTCCACTCCCTGGACGGGCAGGTCTTTGTCTTTTTTGTCATGACCGTGGCAGCTGCGGAAGTGGTGGTGGGTTTGGCAATCATCATTGCCCTCTTCCGGAATGTGGAGACGGTCTATGTGGACGAGCTCCACCTCCTCAAGGGCTAG